A stretch of DNA from Pangasianodon hypophthalmus isolate fPanHyp1 chromosome 2, fPanHyp1.pri, whole genome shotgun sequence:
ATGGCCCATCTGTAGGTTAGGGTAAATTTTGTGATGTAGGATACATGGTGTACATTGATACAGTTAAAATAGTTGCttcttttattgtatttgtttgtgtggcCAAAATTCCAGGCTTCACATTTGAACCCCCTCTGCTTGAGGCCAGAGGCAGAAGTAGCCAGATGCTGCTCCTCTTTTAAGGGTTTATGGCTGTTGTTCAGCCAAACAGCTGCGATGATGCAGGTGTTTCACTTTACTGAGCCAGTGGCCACATCCTCTTTGCTTTTGAAAGTTTTATTGCATAGGTTTTGGTGAAGGAGATACAAAGGACTTTATATTGCCTTTTGACAGTTCTCCTTTTTGTTCTGTCCTTTCCAGTACTCCACAGACCTCAAGAAGCTGTACTGTCAGATCGCTAAAACATGTCCCATTCAGATCAAAGTTCTGACCAGCCCACCTCAGGGAGCGGTCATCCGGGCAATGCCTGTCTACAAAAAAGCTGAGCATGTGACTGAGGTGGTCAAGCGATGCCCCAACCATGAGCTCAGCCGAGAATTCAATGACGGTAAGCAAACCTGCCATGCGTTGAGAACATGCTCATGATTTCAAATATAATATAGAATGACTTTTAAAAGTCTAACTACTCTTCCATTTGTTGTACAGGCCAAATCGCACCGCCAAGTCACCTGATCAGAGTGGAGGGCAACAGCCACGCCCAGTATGTGGAAGACTCCATTACCGGGCGCCAGAGTGTTCTGGTGCCATACGAACCCCCGCAGGtgagtctctcacacacacctacacacacacacacacagacacacacacacacacacacacacacacacacacacacccacctgttTGCCCTCCCACTACACACCTTGTTTTTAGGTTTCCTTTTCTCACACAGCTCTGCCTGTTCTGCAGTTTGAGAATATGCCAAATTTCTAGTTTTTCAGGCCTCCTTAAGATTCAAATGTAAggtcaaacaccaacacacatcacaACATCCACACTTATAGTAATTCATACAAAACaaagtatattaaaaattaacatcCATGTGGGTTTACTTTACTTTATCTACTACTTTTTCTACTTCTACTTCATTTGCGTGATATTCATATACATGGCTGCTTTTGACCAACAGGTGGGAACTGAGTTCACAACCATCCTTTACAATTTCATGTGCAACTCCAGCTGCGTGGGTGGAATGAACAGACGTCCCATCCTCATCATCGTCACACTGGAAACCAGAGAGTAAGCTCATGCTGACATCTCCGATTCCACAGAGTCACGCTGGGTTATAGGAGCATCTGGCATCATGATTAAGACactgaatgtctgtgtgtgttcctccGCAGTGGTCAGGTTTTGGGTCGCCGGTGTTTTGAGGCTCGTATCTGCGCATGTCCAGGACGCGACCGCAAAGCAGACGAGGACAGCATCCGCAAGCAGCATGTCAGTGACGGCACAAAAAGTTCTGAGGGTACGAAACGCCGTAAGTAGGGCTGGGGGCTGGTGATGGGGCtttgcatgcatacacacatacacacacatgcacgcactcACTGTACTTATGGAGCTTTGCATGGACATATGTGTGGCTGTGGAGAGTAGTCTCATACCTGAAAACTAAACTTATGAGTCCTGCATTTTGTGGATCATTGTAATATGTCtacagtgttcattttttttatttcaatgaaaaaaaatgaaaagattttcaaTTTTTTAGTGCTTGCAAAGAGATTAAGACACACACCAAGCTATGGGTCAAAgatgaaaacagcaaaaaagtaatattattaaaaataagttaGAATTGAGATTCAAACCATTAATCTGAATGAgagttttgtattttaatgtataatAGACAACAAAAAGTGAGAGGAATGATATCagattatatttatgtatattaataatcTTCTGTAAAATGCACAGCTTTCAGATACAAAAAAAGACGTCTCATCTTTGACcctgacacatacacacactgcatggtGCTTGTCTCTAACGCTATAATATACCCAGTGACCACAAAAGCAATTAAAAGATGTAAAATAACTTTATGCCAAGTGTCTAGATTTTGGCTAGAGTGATAACGGTTAACATTTTATGTGGGGgaaaaattagtttaaaaaacacaattttggttatatgcaaaaatatgtggcaaaaatgaacaatatttaGGGATCACATGTTAGATGTGCATGGACATCTGTGGTCATTTAGTGCTCACTGGGATTCATTGCTTATTGCACCCTGCATGTTGTTCTTGTCCTACCCAACTGCTTTAGCTGTGCTATGTCgcttcatctctctgtctctctctccctctttttgtctctatctctgtctcctGCAGCTTTCCGCCAGACTCACAGTATTCAGATATCCTCCATCAAGAAGAGAAGATCCACCGATGAGGAAGTTTTTTGTTTGCCTGTGAGTATCAATATTTTgctgaattaaatttttttaaggcAGAGTTTGAAATGGTGAAAAAGTGAAAGGAAGCATCAATACCAACcgactctctccatctctgtcctACAGATTAAAGGCCGTGAAATCTATGAGATTTTGGTGAAAATCAAAGAGTCTCTGGAGCTCATGCAGTATCTCCCTCAGCACACCATAGAGTCGTacaggcagcagcagcagagcctTCTGCAGAAACAGTGAGTACCTCACACACAGGGAGATTAGCTCACGCTCGCAAAAGGAGGGGTCAGTCCTGctcttaaaattttaaaaaagagtatATTGGTGTTGTTGGGGGACCCTCTGTTTGCGGGTTTAGAGACTGCAGCCAGTGTACACATGcaggccacacacacagtaccaaCAAGGTTCACCCTGACGCTTGTTTGgagtgtttagtttttttgcTGCATGGATTTAATCCTTTCCTCAGTTGAGTTCACTGTGACATGTGTTTGAACAGGCATGCGCTACAGACCCACCCCAGTTACGCTCCATTTGCGTTTTAAGGTTTCGAACCTGGAAGTGTTGCATAGAGTGGAAAACTGACAGTGTGATGATTGCATGAGGTTTGCATTGTGATGAGATTGCATGCGTTGGATTTACGAAGGTTTTATTCTATAAAATGCACAAAGCTTTTCAAGCTTCTCTCCCAGCACTAAAGGTCTGAAGCAGTCTAACAAAAGGGGTGTACCTTGTTCACATGGTGCTGCGTTCGTGTTTTGCAGTCAGATAGGTTTGATAAAGCCCAACAGCACTATTGAACAACAGAGTTACAGGACAGTCAGGCAGGTTTACCCAGACTTCATCATCATCCAGGTTTAAGGAATTGGCTGGTCTGTACTTTCTCAACGGCAGAAATTTTCTGGAGCTACAGTCAGAGCACAGcgtaaagaaataaacaaaagcgAGGGAGACAGCTGAAAATTATACCTCTGAATAATGCACTTCAACGCCCTGTGATAATTACTGCTTTTGTTTGCTTCTCTCATTAAGAAACTGACAGATGATGTAGCGTCTATACACTCCCCgttcagctcttttttttttttttgcctgtcaTTTCGTCCCAGCCCTAAGTGGAGTAAGAAACTGTGCTAGGGAGGGCCATTATTTGGGGCCATTTTggcacagctgaaaaaaaattaaagcctGTTTTATGACTTCTTACAAACTCTCTGGTGTGGACACAATGAGTAGGTGAAGGAAGCCATTATTTTCCCAACTGGCCTCTCTTAGGAAAAGAACAGAGCACAAAGTGTCAGACAGCTTTTGAAACGCGCTTACATTGGCCTCTACCCAAAGACTGCTATCTCTGTTGGACGAGTACACCAAAATCCACACTTAGCTGGTGTTTTTTTCCTGAGTGCTTTGATGGATTTGGACAGATTCATATTGGCTCACTTCTCTTTCTACATGCGTTCATCCTTTctacattgtttttctttcctctcatcTGTTCTGTATGTATGTCTAAcccttgtttttttccatcccaaataaaataaaacttcctGCTATCTGACTCAGTGGTTCCTCTTATTTGTCTTTCTGCTTTCCTGTATTTTGGAAGCACTTTCCCATGGCTGTGCAGTAGCGCCACACAGTGGGCATCATTAGTGCTGCGAGTGGCCGTTGCATacagtaccagtcaaaagtttggccattttttctttatttttaatattttttttatctctaaGATGTTAACACCGAGCTCATTATGCCAGTGGCAAGAGAGGGTCGTAACATAAAGGGACCAGAAACCAGATTTGTTGTTCTGATGTGAGTATACTGaagaatatagaaaaaataaattgccAGAGTTCATCTCTAAGCAAATAATGCCAAAAACAATATTGTCTAAGTGGGATTTTTAAAGTACCATCCCTATTTCAAACAAAACTACTAAGAAAAATACAATATCCTCCTTTTCCTTATAGAGCACACAATTATCTGTTATGCCATCTCTAGCTATTTTATTAGCTCTGAagctaataaaatgtttacatatgtAAAACATACAAGCATGCAGCTTATATACACAATTTACAAAGCTGGCATAGATGTTTTATAAGTTCAACTGAAGTGATGGGCTCAGACTTGCCCTATTATCTCCAGCAGtctcctttttttattcttgacATGTGATGACATCACTCCCAATCTACCAATCTCTGAGTCAAATCTGCTTCTCTTCTGGGAATTCCTAAACACgtagcagagagagacacacctAGAAAGCCTAAGTGTccacaaatataataatttccCACATTTTAGAGCCATGATGAAGGCCATAAAACTATAACATGATCCATATATCATCCAGTGACCAAAGAATATTCAACAGATTTTAGCTTCTTGTTTTTTAGTTCTTGGTATTTAGCCATTTACAtgaccagtttttttaaaataataatattgaagaAGTTCTCAactataataacttttttttttattattctatatAGTCATCACCATCTTAGAACCAAATCTTAAATATCTTTAAGATCATGAAGAACATAGTTTCAGTCAGTTTTGTCCAACCTGTTGGCTGGTACTGTACAGCACTACAGAGCATTTAATGGCAGATCTTCAGTGAAGAATAAACTAATCAAACATCACTTCATAAGAACCTAATTGTGGTTTAGGGCTTATCCATGGTTTATTAACAAGTCCACACTTTTCTGACGCCATCGAGAGTCTCTGCTGTCTTCAGGTTTCTTATCTCAGTGTGTATGACTGGATTTGTAGATTTCTAGATGAATTTTCTGATgcaacagtaaatacacagacacGCATGGACAGGGTGAATGCAGAGGGTGAAGCTAGCAAGTCTGCATTACAGACAGCtgcagtgtatatatactttTCTTAACTAGCAGCATCTCCCTGTTTTTCATCACTTTCTGCTTGTTTTCTGCTTTGTACCCCAGTGAGCAAGAAATATTTAGGCTACCTAACTAGAGCGAGGATCTTTTAAGAATATAGAAAATACTACGATTGTGGTTGTATACAAGGTGTCAGACTTAACAGTGACCAAAAAGATATCTGTGTTAAGTTGGCGCTCACTGGGACTACTGTATATGCAAGCTTTCCTCACAAACCATCCTTCATTTCCTTTTATCCCTCTATCGCTGTTATATATTTCTCTGTTCTGTCCTCCCTCCTttcctctccctctgtgtgtacAGTCTCCTTCGGGCCCGTCTGCGCTCTGAGCTGCTGGAGCCTTTAGGTGAGCAGAAGAGACGTTTCAGTGCTTCCTAAAAGCAGGAGACACATtcctccgcctcctcctcctccacctccagaTCTTTTATCACATCCTGTTCTTCAGTTCTTCTTTGTCCCCTCTGCCTCTTCATGTGTTTCTCTGTGGCTACTTTACAGACCATAAAGTCAAGTTGGATTTTGGTTTCTTCCCCAGAAGATGTTGTCACATATTTAAGCAATTGCTTAAAGACGTTTTGCTGGAACTGCATGCTTTTTCCCTCCAGTGTTCAGATGAAGAATGGCTCTCATGTATCAGTCAAACTGATCAGACTGTGTGATAATTTGTATAATTCTGATCATGCTGCACTCACACTTGAGTgtacatttatttgaaatgaaaggccttgtatttttatgttgtgtCACTTTTTTATGCTTGTGACCTTTTTCATTATATTCAGTGTTTTTCCGTTGTTTTTAAAGGGTCCTTATTAACTGAGCTGGCTGTTGCCTCAGCACTAGTTTGACATATCTGCTGGTATTGCACAGAAATTACATTGCACAGAAATAATAACAGCCACTCAGCCGATCACCTCagcctcatctctctctctctctctctctctctctctctctctctctctcccctctatCTCTCGTAATCCTGACTGTCTGAACCAGGAACCAAGcacatgttaatgtttttttctcttttctatggGACTCATGATGTTCTTGATAGTGTTTCAGGCTTGTTTTTGCATCAGACTTTCTTTTATTATTGGAGCTGGGCTCATTTAATTGTCTATGGCTTTCTGGGGCAAGGACTTTATTGATACCTTTAATAATGCTGGTCATGTTTTATAAAGTGCACTGCAGGGCAGTTGTTGTTTTCACTGGATTCTATGGACATTTTCTTAAGAGAAATGTATTTGTGTCTGAGAgtcagagagaatgagaaacaAATGCTATAAAGTTCGCAAGtgatttgcttgtttttgtgtgtgtgggggggggggggggggggggggatgatGGATGTATAATTAATGCCTCTTGCACTTTTGTctgttgttcttcaataaatgTCCTCTGCTTTTGACTTTCTATTCCATTCCTTCTTTACGCtgatttcctttctttcctttattattgtcttttttccctctgacAATATATCATACAGATTCATTTCTTTAGACTgaggtttataaaaaaaaaaaaaaagatgtagatcacacacagcacagtagAATGGTCACCGAGTCACAGGCAGATAGTTAAAGGCAGATATTCTTTCAGGTTACACAAAAGTATTGATCTGAATTCGTTTTCTTAATGCAATTCGATTCAAGAACAGCATCGATTCTGCAGCCTTTACACATGGAAAAAGCACCACTATGCCTCCTATCACATGATCTCACTCACTCTGATTTCTTAAGCACACTATGAGACTTCAGAAGGAAAAGGGGAGAAATAAGATCTGAAAGCTAATCTGTGGGTGACTTTTTTAATGAACCATACATAAACAACTACATAAATAATTCTTGTACATCGAAAAGGTCTTATTTTGGATTTAAGATGATGACCATTAGGCAAAACTTATGCTGGAGACATTTTCCCACTATTTGGATATACAAGTGAAGTCTacttaaaatattgtttataatagCTCATGACAGATACTGATCCaaaagctttctaaaaaaaacagttcaattCCATTCATAATGTTTCTCATGTTGTAATAGTCTTCTctgtgataaaactctcacatTCAAACAGCTATAATTTAACAGCACAAGCGAGTATGTCAGCTATCTTTATCAGCTTTTAATGTTTGA
This window harbors:
- the tp63 gene encoding tumor protein 63 isoform X10; protein product: MPGTGESTLSESTPSINRQRKTCEVSVLMWILVELGSVSLPKLRNCCALEEHLQFYLSTESRLREPAACLSWAEGSFLASMSQSPSSQGTDILGPDVFNQLLEMLDQSTFHTVQPIELLNFSEGATGSSPSNTIQISMDCITMHGSDDHLASQYTTLGPFNGMDQNGGSTSTSPYNNEHAQNNVTAPSPYAQPSSTFEALSPSPAIPSNTDYAGPHTFDVSFQQSSTAKSATWTYSTDLKKLYCQIAKTCPIQIKVLTSPPQGAVIRAMPVYKKAEHVTEVVKRCPNHELSREFNDGQIAPPSHLIRVEGNSHAQYVEDSITGRQSVLVPYEPPQVGTEFTTILYNFMCNSSCVGGMNRRPILIIVTLETRDGQVLGRRCFEARICACPGRDRKADEDSIRKQHVSDGTKSSEGTKRPFRQTHSIQISSIKKRRSTDEEVFCLPIKGREIYEILVKIKESLELMQYLPQHTIESYRQQQQSLLQKHLLRARLRSELLEPLGEQKRRFSAS